A part of Tachysurus vachellii isolate PV-2020 chromosome 4, HZAU_Pvac_v1, whole genome shotgun sequence genomic DNA contains:
- the tns2b gene encoding tensin-1 isoform X1 — protein sequence MGCIFSKQREVEEQVVHLTDGPQTRDCNEDAEILSLTEVGTQSFKGGKTERKQHCSVCRQILDIDGACYRECKSAANSNSETKSSKSQSNAPLRSDSVENVMENIMESRYDFDLIYITERIISVFFLPDLDEQRYRRNLKEVAAMLKSKHQEKFLVINLSEKRHDICRLNPKVEEFGWPDLHAPPLDKICTVCKTMEGWLNSDPHNVVVLHCKGNRGKTGVIIAAYMHFSKISARIDHALNTVAMRKFCEDKISSSLQPSQNRYIYYFSGLLSGAIKINSSSLLLQQVHIPAITNYEPGEVYAPFLKIYQSLKLVYTSGIYETNGSMKRTLCFKIEPALLLKGDIMVKCYHRRSGVCERECVFRVQFHTCTVHGSQLWFGKKELDHACTDKHYPADATVELVFSGSPAQKRGEEIQKKDPRGSPHISCTDPVVRWDSYENFNFHHEDSIEDICHTRGPLDGSLYAQVKKRRIPASVSNNPQVINSSTPSQLPNISSDTVHRSTRSELEESPLSSSHYLHQREDKERNGERDKPNVRDKDRETAILDDNDCSRLRVERACCGRPYSHPHSYMNPDLSKTHSQKLQPKHYTLPCTRASSLPVCEPCGSQPNFLWEKGHCQHHCTRSCYTYPSPETYSYTHTRSSHTLPVQTHLFCTGDAYPLLHYSPLAHNHTHIPPPQSSHQSLPSSPYHELRFSSTSPTSCSCRDCLRLREDLSHSLRVSQLEKLPLHREPEFGYRREGAVHWTRDGDMDSQDPDCWQHRTVMPPILSSFGYGHRHCHSMSKQDHPVCGADPRPDPSSSPYPSPHSSGYHSPHLPWPCSPPYVRDSPGYASMAQSPNSSPLAHTPSPKRTSLSQHYIQSTKSGKEHNILFNLTEVSDKHSKMKIPQDVSTKEDCNNIVSLQVQNSEAPPVDTEVLVNCDVAHRDSPSSSSTSPELTKQPQVSEAKNPEVTESTSTTILISEPNESSQTSEPQVTALEVESLLSVTQELGNTILPPKNENISTCPSERSSLSELLLLDPISEKQSLTPPTDRVSFHEDGSNNDLRAPSPVPDGYITPLFPLASTNYPLLTVPHLPYTGYTAITIPSYPPQPPLPEKQRVSPFQDSSTSASSVRSSVASSTSSFQFPITLLPTADTRQKGTLEQEARVSAKFVQDTSKFWYKPGISRDQAIAVLKDKDPGYFLIRDSSSFQGAYGLALKVATPPAYVSSLGHTSHSQEQLVRHFLIESGAKGVKIKGCQNEMYFGSLSALVYQHSITPVSLPCKLQIPDKDLVGELQELQSDTNTSTAAELLKQGAACNVLYINSVDTESLTGPQAISRAMKCTRVQKPCPSATAVHFKVSSQGITLTDNQRRLFFRRHYPIHSVIFSCVAPEDQRWTAAENSSNRMFGFVARRSGSSLGNVCHLFAELDPEQPATAIINFINKVMLGPHHIHK from the exons ATGGGCTGCATCTTCAGCAAACAGAGAGAAGTCGAGGAACAAGTTGTCCATCTCACTGATGGGCCTCAGACACGAGACTGCAACGAGGATGCAGAGATCCTCAGCCTCACTGag gtgggAACACAGTCATTCAAAGGGGGAAAGACTGAGAGGAAACAGCACTGTTCTGTGTGTAGACAGATCTTAGACATTGATGGAGCCTGTTATAgag aatgcAAGAGTGCAGCTAATAGTAACAGTGAAACAAAG tcatCTAAAAGTCAAAGCAACGCTCCTCTCAG GAGTGACAGCGTGGAGAACGTGATGGAGAACATCATGGAGAGCCGTTATGATTTCGACCTGATCTACATCACAGAGAGGATCATCTCTGTTTTCTTCCTACCAGACCTGGATGAACAACGTTATCGCAGAAACCTGAAGGAAGTGGCAGCCATGTTGAAATCAAAACACCAGGAGAAGTTTCTG GTCATAAATCTATCTGAGAAACGTCATGATATCTGCAGATTAAACCCCAAG GTTGAGGAGTTTGGTTGGCCGGATCTACATGCCCCGCCCCTGGATAAGATATGCACCGTGTGTAAGACTATGGAAGGCTGGTTGAATTCAGACCCCCACAACGTTGTTGTGCTTCACTGCAAG GGGAACCGGGGAAAGACTGGAGTAATAATAGCAGCGTACATGCACTTCAGTAAAATATCAGCTAG GATAGACCACGCTCTCAACACTGTCGCCATGAGGAAGTTCTGTGAGGATAAAATCTCCTCGTCTCTACAACCGTCTCAGAACAG atatatttattacttttccGGGCTTCTGTCTGGTGCAATCAAGATAAACAGCTCGTCTCTGCTCCTTCAGCAGGTTCATATACCAGCTATAACCAACTATGAGCCTGGTGAAG tttatgCACCGTTCCTGAAGATCTATCAGTCTCTGAAACTGGTCTACACCTCAGGAATATA TGAAACCAATGGCTCCATGAAACGGACGTTGTGCTTCAAAATAGAGCCAGCACTACTATTGAAGGGGGACATTATG GTGAAGTGTTACCATCGgcgctcaggtgtgtgtgaaagagagtgtgtgtttagggtgCAGTTTCATACATGTACAGTTCATGGATCACAGCTTTGGTTTGGAAAGAAAGAGCTGGACCATGCATGCACAG ATAAACACTATCCAGCTGATGCAACAGTAGAACTTGTGTTCTCTGGCAGTCCAGCACAAAAGAGAG gAGAGGAGATTCAAAAGAAGGACCCTAGGGGGAGTCCACATATCAGCTGCACAGATCCTGTAGTGCGCTGGGACTCATATGAAAACTTTAATTTTCATCATGAGGACAGTATAGAag ATATCTGTCACACTCGTGGCCCACTTGACGGCAGTTTGTACGCCCAAGTGAAGAAGCGGCGCATACCTGCCTCTGTTTCAAACAACCCACAAGTCATCAACTCCTCCACTCCCAGTCAATTACCCAATATTAGCTCTGACACCGTTCATCGTTCCACTCGCTCTGAGCTTGAGGAATCACCACTTTCTTCATCTCATTATCTTCACCAAAGGgaggacaaagaaagaaatggggAAAGAGATAAACCAAATGTGAGAGATAAGGATCGAGAGACCGCTATACTAGATGATAACGACTGCTCTCGTCTCCGGGTGGAGCGCGCTTGCTGTGGTCGTCCTTATTCCCACCCTCATTCATATATGAATCCTGATTTGTCCAAGACTCATTCTCAAAAACTGCAACCCAAACACTACACATTGCCTTGTACTCGTGCTtcctctctgcctgtctgtgagcCATGTGGGTCTCAGCCAAACTTTTTGTGGGAGAAAGGCCACTGTCAGCATCACTGCACTCGGTCATGTTATACTTACCCCTCACCAGAAACATACAGCTATACTCATACTcgttcttcacacacacttcctgtacaAACTCACCTATTCTGTACAGGGGATGCATACCCTCTGCTCCATTACTCTCCTCTAGCCCACAACCATACCCatattccaccacctcagtcTTCTCACCAATCCCTGCCTTCCAGTCCTTACCATGAGTTACGCTTCAGCTCAACTTCACCTACTTCTTGTTCCTGCAGGGACTGCTTGCGCCTGCGGGAGGATCTGTCCCACTCTCTCAGAGTGAGCCAACTTGAAAAGCTCCCTTTGCACAGAGAACCAGAATTTGGATATAGGCGGGAGGGGGCTGTGCACTGGACAAGAGATGGTGATATGGATTCGCAGGACCCAGACTGCTGGCAGCACAGAACTGTTATGCCACCCATCCTGTCATCCTTTGGATATGGACATAGACATTGCCATTCTATGTCTAAACAAGACCATCCAGTATGTGGAGCAGATCCCCGACCAGATCCTTCGTCAAGTCCATATCCAAGCCCCCACAGCAGTGGATACCATAGCCCCCATCTACCCTGGCCCTGCTCCCCACCATATGTTAGAGATAGTCCTGGCTATGCTTCCATGGCTCAGTCTCCAAACTCATCTCCATTAGCTCACACTCCTTCCCCAAAAAGGACCAGTCTTTCCCAACATTACATTCAGAGCACCAAATCTGGAAAAGAGCACAATATCCTTTTCAACCTCACAG AAGTCTCAGATAAACATTCAAAGATGAAAATTCCCCAGGATGTTTCTACAAAAGAAGATTGTAATAATATTGTTTCTCTGCAAGTCCAAAACAG TGAAGCACCACCAGTAGACACAGAAGTGTTAGTCAATTGTGATGTTGCACATAGAGATTCTCCTTCTAGCAGCAGTACCTCACCTGAACTTACCAAACAGCCACAAGTGTCTGAGGCAAAAAATCCAGAAGTCACAGAGTCCACATCCACTACAATCCTCATAAGTGAACCCAACGAGTCGAGTCAAACCTCTGAACCACAAGTCACAGCTTTGGAAGTAGAGTCACTTTTGTCTGTCACTCAGGAACTGGGGAATACCATATTGcctcctaaaaatgaaaatatctcTACATGCCCATCAGAAAGAAGCTCCTTGTCTGAACTTCTTTTATTGGACCCCATTTCTGAGAAACAGAGCCTGACCCCACCAACTGACAGGGTATCGTTCCATGAGGATGGAAGTAATAACGATTTGAGAGCTCCCTCCCCAGTGCCGGATGGCTACATCACACCCTTGTTCCCTTTGGCATCAACCAACTACCCTCTGTTGACTGTGCCTCATCTTCCATACACTGGCTACACTGCAATTACCATTCCTTCTTACCCTCCTCAACCTCCTCTCCCTGAAAAACAGCGTGTAAGTCCTTTCCAGGATTCATCCACAAGCGCGTCCTCGGTCAGGTCATCCGTAGCATCTTCCACCTCTTCTTTTCAGTTTCCAATTACACTCTTACCTACTGCAGATACCAGACAAAAAGGGACTCTAGAGCAAGAAGCTCGCGTTAGTGCCAAATTTGTGCAGGACACCTCCAAGTTCTGGTACAAGCCTGGAATCTCTAGAGATCAAG CGATTGCTGTTTTGAAGGATAAAGATCCAGGCTATTTTCTAATACGGGACAGCAGTTCATTCCAGGGTGCCTATGGGCTGGCTCTTAAAGTGGCCACACCCCCCGCTTATGTCAGCAGCCTTGGCCACACCTCTCACTCACAGGAGCAGCTGGTCAGGCACTTTCTGATCGAGAGTGGAGCAAAAGGAGTGAAAATTAAAGGCTGCCAAAACGAAATGTACTTtg GCTCTCTGTCTGCTCTGGTATACCAGCACTCCATCACACCTGTCTCTCTACCATGTaaactacaaatcccagacaAAG ATCTTGTAGGAGAGCTGCAGGAGTTGCAGAGTGACACCAACACCAGCACGGCTGCAGAACTGCTCAAACAGGGAGCTG CCTGCAATGTTCTCTACATAAACTCTGTGGACACCGAGTCTCTGACTGGTCCACAAGCCATCTCCAGAGCTATGAAGTGCACTCGGGTTCAGAAACCCTGCCCTTCAGCAACTGCAGTCCACTTCAAAGTGTCTAGTCAGGGCATCACCCTTACAGACAATCAACGCAG ACTGTTCTTCAGGAGACATTATCCAATCCACAGTGTTATATTCAGCTGTGTGGCTCCAGAGGATCAAAG gtggaCTGCTGCTGAAAATTCCTCCAACAG GATGTTTGGGTTCGTAGCGAGACGCAGTGGGAGCAGTTTGGGAAACGTGTGTCACCTGTTTGCAGAACTGGATCCCGAGCAGCCGGCGACGGCCATCATCAACTTCATCAATAAAGTCATGCTGGGACCACATCATATACACAAGTGA
- the tns2b gene encoding tensin-1 isoform X2 — protein MENIMESRYDFDLIYITERIISVFFLPDLDEQRYRRNLKEVAAMLKSKHQEKFLVINLSEKRHDICRLNPKVEEFGWPDLHAPPLDKICTVCKTMEGWLNSDPHNVVVLHCKGNRGKTGVIIAAYMHFSKISARIDHALNTVAMRKFCEDKISSSLQPSQNRYIYYFSGLLSGAIKINSSSLLLQQVHIPAITNYEPGEVYAPFLKIYQSLKLVYTSGIYETNGSMKRTLCFKIEPALLLKGDIMVKCYHRRSGVCERECVFRVQFHTCTVHGSQLWFGKKELDHACTDKHYPADATVELVFSGSPAQKRGEEIQKKDPRGSPHISCTDPVVRWDSYENFNFHHEDSIEDICHTRGPLDGSLYAQVKKRRIPASVSNNPQVINSSTPSQLPNISSDTVHRSTRSELEESPLSSSHYLHQREDKERNGERDKPNVRDKDRETAILDDNDCSRLRVERACCGRPYSHPHSYMNPDLSKTHSQKLQPKHYTLPCTRASSLPVCEPCGSQPNFLWEKGHCQHHCTRSCYTYPSPETYSYTHTRSSHTLPVQTHLFCTGDAYPLLHYSPLAHNHTHIPPPQSSHQSLPSSPYHELRFSSTSPTSCSCRDCLRLREDLSHSLRVSQLEKLPLHREPEFGYRREGAVHWTRDGDMDSQDPDCWQHRTVMPPILSSFGYGHRHCHSMSKQDHPVCGADPRPDPSSSPYPSPHSSGYHSPHLPWPCSPPYVRDSPGYASMAQSPNSSPLAHTPSPKRTSLSQHYIQSTKSGKEHNILFNLTEVSDKHSKMKIPQDVSTKEDCNNIVSLQVQNSEAPPVDTEVLVNCDVAHRDSPSSSSTSPELTKQPQVSEAKNPEVTESTSTTILISEPNESSQTSEPQVTALEVESLLSVTQELGNTILPPKNENISTCPSERSSLSELLLLDPISEKQSLTPPTDRVSFHEDGSNNDLRAPSPVPDGYITPLFPLASTNYPLLTVPHLPYTGYTAITIPSYPPQPPLPEKQRVSPFQDSSTSASSVRSSVASSTSSFQFPITLLPTADTRQKGTLEQEARVSAKFVQDTSKFWYKPGISRDQAIAVLKDKDPGYFLIRDSSSFQGAYGLALKVATPPAYVSSLGHTSHSQEQLVRHFLIESGAKGVKIKGCQNEMYFGSLSALVYQHSITPVSLPCKLQIPDKDLVGELQELQSDTNTSTAAELLKQGAACNVLYINSVDTESLTGPQAISRAMKCTRVQKPCPSATAVHFKVSSQGITLTDNQRRLFFRRHYPIHSVIFSCVAPEDQRWTAAENSSNRMFGFVARRSGSSLGNVCHLFAELDPEQPATAIINFINKVMLGPHHIHK, from the exons ATGGAGAACATCATGGAGAGCCGTTATGATTTCGACCTGATCTACATCACAGAGAGGATCATCTCTGTTTTCTTCCTACCAGACCTGGATGAACAACGTTATCGCAGAAACCTGAAGGAAGTGGCAGCCATGTTGAAATCAAAACACCAGGAGAAGTTTCTG GTCATAAATCTATCTGAGAAACGTCATGATATCTGCAGATTAAACCCCAAG GTTGAGGAGTTTGGTTGGCCGGATCTACATGCCCCGCCCCTGGATAAGATATGCACCGTGTGTAAGACTATGGAAGGCTGGTTGAATTCAGACCCCCACAACGTTGTTGTGCTTCACTGCAAG GGGAACCGGGGAAAGACTGGAGTAATAATAGCAGCGTACATGCACTTCAGTAAAATATCAGCTAG GATAGACCACGCTCTCAACACTGTCGCCATGAGGAAGTTCTGTGAGGATAAAATCTCCTCGTCTCTACAACCGTCTCAGAACAG atatatttattacttttccGGGCTTCTGTCTGGTGCAATCAAGATAAACAGCTCGTCTCTGCTCCTTCAGCAGGTTCATATACCAGCTATAACCAACTATGAGCCTGGTGAAG tttatgCACCGTTCCTGAAGATCTATCAGTCTCTGAAACTGGTCTACACCTCAGGAATATA TGAAACCAATGGCTCCATGAAACGGACGTTGTGCTTCAAAATAGAGCCAGCACTACTATTGAAGGGGGACATTATG GTGAAGTGTTACCATCGgcgctcaggtgtgtgtgaaagagagtgtgtgtttagggtgCAGTTTCATACATGTACAGTTCATGGATCACAGCTTTGGTTTGGAAAGAAAGAGCTGGACCATGCATGCACAG ATAAACACTATCCAGCTGATGCAACAGTAGAACTTGTGTTCTCTGGCAGTCCAGCACAAAAGAGAG gAGAGGAGATTCAAAAGAAGGACCCTAGGGGGAGTCCACATATCAGCTGCACAGATCCTGTAGTGCGCTGGGACTCATATGAAAACTTTAATTTTCATCATGAGGACAGTATAGAag ATATCTGTCACACTCGTGGCCCACTTGACGGCAGTTTGTACGCCCAAGTGAAGAAGCGGCGCATACCTGCCTCTGTTTCAAACAACCCACAAGTCATCAACTCCTCCACTCCCAGTCAATTACCCAATATTAGCTCTGACACCGTTCATCGTTCCACTCGCTCTGAGCTTGAGGAATCACCACTTTCTTCATCTCATTATCTTCACCAAAGGgaggacaaagaaagaaatggggAAAGAGATAAACCAAATGTGAGAGATAAGGATCGAGAGACCGCTATACTAGATGATAACGACTGCTCTCGTCTCCGGGTGGAGCGCGCTTGCTGTGGTCGTCCTTATTCCCACCCTCATTCATATATGAATCCTGATTTGTCCAAGACTCATTCTCAAAAACTGCAACCCAAACACTACACATTGCCTTGTACTCGTGCTtcctctctgcctgtctgtgagcCATGTGGGTCTCAGCCAAACTTTTTGTGGGAGAAAGGCCACTGTCAGCATCACTGCACTCGGTCATGTTATACTTACCCCTCACCAGAAACATACAGCTATACTCATACTcgttcttcacacacacttcctgtacaAACTCACCTATTCTGTACAGGGGATGCATACCCTCTGCTCCATTACTCTCCTCTAGCCCACAACCATACCCatattccaccacctcagtcTTCTCACCAATCCCTGCCTTCCAGTCCTTACCATGAGTTACGCTTCAGCTCAACTTCACCTACTTCTTGTTCCTGCAGGGACTGCTTGCGCCTGCGGGAGGATCTGTCCCACTCTCTCAGAGTGAGCCAACTTGAAAAGCTCCCTTTGCACAGAGAACCAGAATTTGGATATAGGCGGGAGGGGGCTGTGCACTGGACAAGAGATGGTGATATGGATTCGCAGGACCCAGACTGCTGGCAGCACAGAACTGTTATGCCACCCATCCTGTCATCCTTTGGATATGGACATAGACATTGCCATTCTATGTCTAAACAAGACCATCCAGTATGTGGAGCAGATCCCCGACCAGATCCTTCGTCAAGTCCATATCCAAGCCCCCACAGCAGTGGATACCATAGCCCCCATCTACCCTGGCCCTGCTCCCCACCATATGTTAGAGATAGTCCTGGCTATGCTTCCATGGCTCAGTCTCCAAACTCATCTCCATTAGCTCACACTCCTTCCCCAAAAAGGACCAGTCTTTCCCAACATTACATTCAGAGCACCAAATCTGGAAAAGAGCACAATATCCTTTTCAACCTCACAG AAGTCTCAGATAAACATTCAAAGATGAAAATTCCCCAGGATGTTTCTACAAAAGAAGATTGTAATAATATTGTTTCTCTGCAAGTCCAAAACAG TGAAGCACCACCAGTAGACACAGAAGTGTTAGTCAATTGTGATGTTGCACATAGAGATTCTCCTTCTAGCAGCAGTACCTCACCTGAACTTACCAAACAGCCACAAGTGTCTGAGGCAAAAAATCCAGAAGTCACAGAGTCCACATCCACTACAATCCTCATAAGTGAACCCAACGAGTCGAGTCAAACCTCTGAACCACAAGTCACAGCTTTGGAAGTAGAGTCACTTTTGTCTGTCACTCAGGAACTGGGGAATACCATATTGcctcctaaaaatgaaaatatctcTACATGCCCATCAGAAAGAAGCTCCTTGTCTGAACTTCTTTTATTGGACCCCATTTCTGAGAAACAGAGCCTGACCCCACCAACTGACAGGGTATCGTTCCATGAGGATGGAAGTAATAACGATTTGAGAGCTCCCTCCCCAGTGCCGGATGGCTACATCACACCCTTGTTCCCTTTGGCATCAACCAACTACCCTCTGTTGACTGTGCCTCATCTTCCATACACTGGCTACACTGCAATTACCATTCCTTCTTACCCTCCTCAACCTCCTCTCCCTGAAAAACAGCGTGTAAGTCCTTTCCAGGATTCATCCACAAGCGCGTCCTCGGTCAGGTCATCCGTAGCATCTTCCACCTCTTCTTTTCAGTTTCCAATTACACTCTTACCTACTGCAGATACCAGACAAAAAGGGACTCTAGAGCAAGAAGCTCGCGTTAGTGCCAAATTTGTGCAGGACACCTCCAAGTTCTGGTACAAGCCTGGAATCTCTAGAGATCAAG CGATTGCTGTTTTGAAGGATAAAGATCCAGGCTATTTTCTAATACGGGACAGCAGTTCATTCCAGGGTGCCTATGGGCTGGCTCTTAAAGTGGCCACACCCCCCGCTTATGTCAGCAGCCTTGGCCACACCTCTCACTCACAGGAGCAGCTGGTCAGGCACTTTCTGATCGAGAGTGGAGCAAAAGGAGTGAAAATTAAAGGCTGCCAAAACGAAATGTACTTtg GCTCTCTGTCTGCTCTGGTATACCAGCACTCCATCACACCTGTCTCTCTACCATGTaaactacaaatcccagacaAAG ATCTTGTAGGAGAGCTGCAGGAGTTGCAGAGTGACACCAACACCAGCACGGCTGCAGAACTGCTCAAACAGGGAGCTG CCTGCAATGTTCTCTACATAAACTCTGTGGACACCGAGTCTCTGACTGGTCCACAAGCCATCTCCAGAGCTATGAAGTGCACTCGGGTTCAGAAACCCTGCCCTTCAGCAACTGCAGTCCACTTCAAAGTGTCTAGTCAGGGCATCACCCTTACAGACAATCAACGCAG ACTGTTCTTCAGGAGACATTATCCAATCCACAGTGTTATATTCAGCTGTGTGGCTCCAGAGGATCAAAG gtggaCTGCTGCTGAAAATTCCTCCAACAG GATGTTTGGGTTCGTAGCGAGACGCAGTGGGAGCAGTTTGGGAAACGTGTGTCACCTGTTTGCAGAACTGGATCCCGAGCAGCCGGCGACGGCCATCATCAACTTCATCAATAAAGTCATGCTGGGACCACATCATATACACAAGTGA